The Quercus lobata isolate SW786 chromosome 9, ValleyOak3.0 Primary Assembly, whole genome shotgun sequence region TCTCTTAAGAATAGAGCATCTGATAGCTTGCAGCACACCACCAGTGAAACAAGTAACCTACTCAGTGTTAATTCTAGTCATGATTCATTCTCTGAAAATGCTGATAGTAAGGCAACCTTAAGGTCGTCTGTTGTATCTAATGCTTTAGAAGATGTTGAGATGCTTCCAAATTTGACTTCTGGAGGTACTATTGCAGAGGATCAACTTTCTTCCAAACCACAGTTTGTTTTGGATCAGAGAGTCTCTTCAAATATGTATGAGGAAACTAAAGCAGTAGAAGGCCATGATGATAACATTTCATCTGTTAGTAGAGCCAACGATGCAAATGAAGCAGTCTGTAACCATAACAGGAATATAAACAATAGTACTGCTTCAATTAGTAGTTTAGGTCCAGAAGGATCTGGGAAGGCAACATATTTGAACAAGTCGGGCTCATCAGAGATTCCTCCTTCCAAAGATTTGGATGTTGGTAGTAGCCCACCAAAGGTGCGAAGAGGTAGACCTGTGGGTGGCATTTCTGAGGTTTCAATGAAAAAGTATCCAAAGTCAGAAGCAGAGACTGAAAAGGATAGTGGTGACCCACCAGATGAAGCTATGAAATCTTCAGACCAAGATGAGCATGATGATAAGTCCAATGAGATGGTTGAGTTAACTGACATGCAGGAACCTCCTCTGCAATCAGTTTCTGGGGATGAGAGTGATGAATCAGACATTGTGGAGCAAGATGTGAGTAATgattcctccccccccccccccccttcttttctttttttcttaatcctAACATATGCATAACTGGTCATCTCTGatatttttagtttatgttCTTTCGATTTGTCTGCAGTCTTTTCTTTGATGAATCCTGGGTGAGTAATGAGTTTTAGACTGGAACGCCAGATCAGTATCATGATATATGTGTGTTTCATTGATAACATATTGTTTAGCAAGAATATGGTTCATTTTTGgagattattattaaaaaaaaaagttaattttgggagaaaagaaggaaaatgggCTTTGAAGAGATTTTTGGAATTTAAAGGTGATCTAGGAAGAAGCTTTTTAATGTGTTCTGTTGAAAGATCTATGAGAACATACATCTTGGTCATGCATAGAAGAGAGTAACTAATGCACCAATGGGGAAGAATGAGTTGATACAAGTTGAGGGAATGAAAAAAGATAGATGAAGACCTAAAATAGCATTAgtagaaatagtaaaaaatgaaatgtcaaTTAAGAAGGTAATAGAGAGTATGACTTTGGATAGAATAAAACGGCGGAAAAGAATACACGTGGTTGACCTTGATTAGTCTATTGAGGATCTATAGCCgccaaccccaaaattttggggccaAAACTTGGTGGCTGTATATTTGTGGTTCCATCATCTCCTTTGGTCTTTAtctctgaatttttttgatatattgtagtttatccttttttttttttggtttggtgtGTGAGAATACAATGCAGTGGGCTTTGGTTGAGTTCATGAGGGAAACACCATTTATATGGAAATGTACATCCTAGCCAATGAGCTCTAACTGAAAGTTCACTTCCTCTTTTTATAATAATGAAATGAGGATGAGGGTGTGGTTTCAAGACTCATTAGGTGTACAtgtaatttaccaataaaaaaaggaaacgGGCATCCTAATTACGAAAATGAGTTGAAATAGAAATGGGAGTCATTTACATCATTCTGAAGAAAGGAAGGTATGTTCCTGGAGTTATGTTTACGTCCTGTACTTGGATCCCTAGATGGGTCTATTTCGTTCACATTTGTTTTTCAAGGGAAGTATGGCCTTGCATTATTTCTGATTTCTTGTTCTTCTAATTGCCTTTTTCTGtagtaatgttttttttttcctctcataaTGAAGATCCCCTCCTCCCTTTTTGATTTCTTCtcttattattatcaaaatCTGTCTTATATGGATAATTAACCTATGCTGATTTCTTCTTTGATTGGAAACAGGTAAAAGTATGTGATATTTGTGGAGATGCAGGTCGGGAGGATTTGCTTGCTATATGTAGTAGGTGCAGTGATGGTGCAGAACACACGTAAGCATAAACAACCTTTCAACTGTATTAGTTGGTTGGCAGGTTTTGTTGGTTCTCTATGCTGTGTTGATCTTTAAGTTTGTGTTCAAGATGGTTCTTAACATTGTTGTTGCTATCAATCAGCTATTGCATGCGAGAAATGCTCCAAAAAGTCCCTGAAGGTGATTGGCTGTGTGAAGAATGCAAATTTGCTGAGGAATCCGAAAACCAGAAGCAAGGTAAGCTTGAATCTGGATACAGGCACTGTACATGTTCTCTTTGTGAACTTTACTCATATCATTGTGAAATGGAATTTGAAGGTTCAGaagttgaggaaaaaaaaatggacaaacTTGGTTCATGTACGCTTGTTTCTGGCAAGCGGTGTGCGGAAAATATAGAAGTGGCTCCAGCAAAAAGGCAGGCGCTTGAAACAGGTATTGGATCACCAAAGCCATCAAGCCCCAGCAGAATAGTTACTGGATCACCAAAGCCATTGAGTCCCAGCAGAATAGTTTCAGGATCACCAAAGCCATCAAGCCCCAGCAGAATAGTTACTGGATCACCAAAGCCATTGAGTCCCAGCAGAATAGTTTCAGGATCACCAAAGCCATCAAGTCCTAGCAAAATAGTTTCATTACCTCGGGATTCTTCATTCAAGAGCATAGAAAAAGGGAAACTGAAGTCAGCTCATCAAACATCTTTTGGCAATCATTCTGGTACTGATATTCCGGAAACTGCACGTTTTCCTGCCACCGGTCCACGGCCTCAAAAAGTAAAGGGTAAACAAATAGCTTATGTGATCTTCTTGTTTCTCTggtgttgttatttttttaatctctctctctctacttgtCTGAAGCTGAGGGTTGCCCATTGTAATGCCCATCTTGACTTCTTGGGTTTAGTGTTTACTATTTTAAGCACCAGTTGATTGTTTTTCCACATACAGGTCCTTTGGTAAAGTCCAATTCATTCAACACCCTAAGTTCCAAACCAAAAGTTAAACTTGGAGATGAAGTCATTCCCCCAAAGCAGAAGGGCGCTAGAGACTATAATTCCCTTGATATGAAGGAGGGGCCAGCCAGAATGATGGGTAAATCTATGTCGTTTAGATCTGCAAATTCAGGACGTATGAATGCTACTGAATCAAAGGTTAAAATGCTTTCATCTAAATCTACCCATGTACAAGATGTAAAAGGATTGAAACAAGCAAAAGAACGTGGTACATTTGAAAGAAAACATTTATCTAAACTGGATCGCCCTCTGGTCAGTTCAACAACTAGTTCTACTGTTTCGACACCTAAGCTTGACCAAAAGCTCACATCTCGTGGTGAAACCAGTTTGCCTTCATATATTAGCAACAACCGAGATTCGAAGGTTGTTCAGTCTGATGGAAAATTAAGTTTGTCAAAAGTAACAAGCAGTCTAGGTCGTAAAGGTGTAGAAATTCCAGTTACTTCAGGTGTGGTCTTGTCTTCTTTAAGGAGTGACTCTGCTAACTctatatttgtttcttttatgcTCCCTGTTCTgctgcattttatttttatttttttgtttttggtgttattttcttcttctttgtggATCAAGTTAAGTTAAGATATTAACTTTGTGTTTGGGTAATGCAGGTGGGGCTTCATCTACTAGTGGAATATGTGGTTCTGCTGCTGAACAAAAGTTGAATCTGCTTAGCCCTAAGGATGAACCCTTGTCCACTTATCCTTTGAACACTGAGAGACCATCCAATAGTGCTGATGTTTCTGGGCAAGATGGGTTGCCTCGGTCTCAGGAAACAGCAAATCAGTATGAGAAAACAAGGGAGAGTTCCACTATTCGCTCAAGGCCTACTGCAATAAGTGCCTCAAAAAGTGTTTTCTGTCAAAAATGTAAAGATAGTGGGCATGCTACAGAGTTTTGCACAATTGGTACTCCGCAGGCTTCTGGTATTGATGTATCTGCCGTAAGAAGTTCTAGAGAGGAATCGCATGAAGGTAACAAGTTGAAAGCTGCAATTCAGGCTGCTTGGCTTAGAAGACCTGAAATTAACAGgaagaaaaaagtttttgatcAACCAGATGAGTTGTCCACATCAAGCACAGACATGAATAATGAACTAGCTTCCCAGGATCAGTTTTTGGTTTCAAATAAGCCAAAGAATATTATGTCTACTGAAGGAAGTCATGAAAGGCAAGCTGTTCTTGGGAGTTCTACCTCAGACTCTTGTAAAGATAGTGGGCATGCTACCGAGTTTTGCACAATTGGTACTCCACAGGCTTCTGGTATTGATGTATCTGCCGTAAGAAGTTCTAGAGAGGAATCGCATGAAGGTAACAAGTTGAAAGCTGCAATTCAGGCTGCTTTGCTTAGAAGACCTGAAATTAACAGgaagaaaaaagtttttgatcAACCAGATGAGTTGTCCACGTCAAGCACAGACATGAATAATGAACTAGCTTCCCAGGATCAGTTTTTGGTTTCAAATAAGCCAAAGAATATTATGTCTACTGAAGGAAGTCATGAAAGGCAAGCTGTTCTTGGGAGTTCTACCTCAGACTCTTGTAAAGATAGTGGGCATGCTACAGAGTTTTGCACAATTGGTACTCCACAGGCTTCTGGTATTGATGTATCTGCCGTAAGAAGTTCTAGAGAGGAATCGCATGAAGGTAACAAGTTGAAAGCTGCAATTCAGGCTGCTTTGCTTAGAAGACCTGAAATTAACAGgaagaaaaaagtttttgatcAACCAGATGAGTTGTCCACGTCAAGCACAGACATGAATAATGAGCTAGCTTCCCAGGATCAGTTTTTGGTTTCAAATAAGCCAAAGAATATTATGTCTACTGAAGGAAGTCATGAAAGGCAAGCTGTTCTTGGGAGTTCTACCTCAGACTCTTGCAAACATGCTGTTGTCAATAATTCAAAGCAGTCTACTTTGCCCCCCACTGGTGTTTTTTCTTCCAAAGTGGAGGACTCGGATTCCGCAATTATTTCTATTGGAAAGCATGCAAGAGAGTTGCCCAGTCATACATCCACAGCAATGTCTTCACTTTTGAAAACATCAGCCATTCCCGAATATGAATACATCTGGCAGTAAGATTCATTTACATTTCCATAAATTATTTCTGTCTGTTGGAGAGAGAACATTTCCTACACTCAAAACAggcttttcattttctttgtcgTTCATCATATATTGCATTTTGAAAACAGTCTGCTAGATAAGACTTTGTGATTGCAGGGGGGGTTTTGAGGTGCATAAAGGTGGAAAACTTCTGGACTTATGTGGTGGAATTCAAGCCCATCTATCAACTTGTGCATCACCTAAAGTTCTTGAAGTGGTGAACAAGTTTCCCCACAAAGTTCCCCTGCATGAAGTACCTCGCATGAGCACATGGCCATCCCAGTTTATTGAAAATGGCGCTAAAGAAGATAATATTGCTCTATACTTCTTTGCCAAAGATGTTGAGAGGTAAGTAGTTGCATATATACCTTTCTtacaattgaaaattgtttttcttggtgtatatatttgtttgtttcttattttgatacaatatatttttcatgctgtTTGTGATACAGTTATGAGAGAAACTACAAGAGCCTGTTGGATAGTATGATCAAACATGATTTAGCCCTTAAAGGAAATCTTGATGGTGTTGAACTTCTGATATTCCCATCCAACCAGCTTCCTGAGAAGTCCCAGCGTAAGGATTAACTGGAAATGTTATCTTAGGGGCATAGCATgttgtaacaattttttttataggctTTTGTGGTATGATACTTGATGTTTACACTAAGTTGAGGCTCAAGAATTGGGATGCTGATATTGCAATGCCTGCACCATGGGGCATGCTAACAAATATGGCTCCTGAACAATAGGAATTATATTAGTGGTGgctccaaaaatattttaatattttttaggggggtcatttagaaaattaaattaaacaaaatttaataaaaagaaaacttaaatatatttagttatcaaccaaaaaaaaaaaaaaaaaagagtcgcaaatacataaaatgttacaatatccttctatgagttttcatattttgaaatcatcaCATGATAATTCATTATCAATCGTTATTATCTATTGTCATggccattttattttattgagtttgtataacatttttatttttatgcaattgtcACTATctatttgtcattgtttttataaaaatattttaaactagaTGGCAAAACTCATCTCACTTGCATTGTACGAATTATTGACTAACACAACCACACACATCCATACATCAATAATACACTAAGTGTCTACTTAACTAATCAAATGCTTgaatctctcttctctatttaaCTATCTTGATATCTCTAATTCTAAGAGTAAAGAGTGAGTGTTTGTTAGTTATGCGTATATGTATGATAtgtgcattattattatttttttgttacaaagtaatttgtgtgaattgtgatgCGTATGTGTATGATATATGCATGTATAgtgtaaatataatataacttaatataatttaatatttaggAAATATAGAGGGTTTGATACATGtatgtgtattgttatcatgttataataattttttattataaagttagtgatttgaaatatagatatagataagaGATATGGGGGGATATGcctatattcatatttttttttgtgtggaaatattggttttttatttttaattgcttTATAATTTAGCATCCTAATTTATATATTGAGAAAGACAGCAATATGCACACCAAAAGGTTTCTCATCAACCTTAAGCTTATAGGGATGACTTGCAAAAAGGAAAGTGGTAGGAGAAAATTACAATGTGAAAGATAGACCCTGACATAggatttaatataaaaagatCATTTACTAGAAATTTGAGatagaaaaaatagaagaatgGGAAGAGGAGGAAAAAGAGGAATCTAGATGAAGCGCTTCAGTATATGAAAGATTGTACACATTCAATGACTAGGGCAGTACTTTCCTTTGGGGTTTGCCCCCTCCCCCTATATTAATGCaacattattatttataaaaaaaagtgtatgaaaGCGCTCAAATATGAAATTCtctcattgtattgggctaataaatttataattatttgctGCTGGGTGCTCCTGATTCTACTAGGACTTGGACTCTTAAATTAGAAACTGtagaatttataatttttgactgcttataaaaaaaaaatttataatttttgactGGTAAGACTAAGCTAAAGgccaaaaagagaaataagTCCATGTTGTTGGATAATGAAACCCGTCCCTGTGATGATGTATGCTTACAAGTAAACTTATCAATCTAAGCTTATTTTTTCTTGAGCCTCTTGTTGTTTGCACGTAgcattcttatatatatatatatatatttttttttttttttttcacttgtgaGTTTATCTTTTGTTCTATACTTATGGAAGGTAATGTATGTGTAATCTACTCTAACAAAAGGTTGTACACTTGTTTTCTGACATTTTAGGCGTGTCTTAGATGTGTGAAGATGTATCCAATATGGTTATGGCGTCTTTCACTCAATGAGCctttctctaatttttatatGCACACTTTGTAAAGTTGCCAAGTATCTACTTAAAAAGCCTTATTTGACCAATTTGGTTTTGTCTACATTGTCCTTGTTTGCTTTTGGTGTCTGTGTAAGCTGTAGGCCATTATTCACAGCTGACTCGTGtcctttgcattttttttttaatattggtGCTTTAAACTCAACCATATTACTTACTCTTTGTTTCTGCAGCCATTGGTCTTGGTTGCTCACAATTTTAACCAGTTTTATGTATGGCTAAGAGGCTTATACCACAGATTTGGGCTTTGATGGTTTAtcgtttaaatattttttaggttttcctACCCTCTGTTCATCCAACTGATAATCATATGTAAGTGGAGCCTGCATATacactttgtttgtttttacatTAATGTATTTTAAAGAATGAGTCATTttccaaaagtttttttttttggaaaactcacattttcctatgtttggcAATAACTTTAAAATGAGATAGAGTTGCTTTTAGTAGTTTCcattgaaaatttggaaaactaTCTTCACAAGAGGTTTTCCATATAAACAAATGGAGTGTTAATGTTTACTAAGATGTGGTtgtgactttttgtttttgaagtttTAGACTTTTTCTTGGATGTTGGAGGGCCTCAAACACTGAGAAGTTTATGGTTGTGTACTGTTTGTCACATTCAAGCTGATTTATGGAAGTATGAATGAAATGCCATGCTAGGAAAGAGGATTTACTGTTACAATGTTATTTTGGTTTGAGCTTCAATAACTGTGATTCTGTGATGCACTTTTCCAAACAAACATTCTGTAAATATGCTGTTCTTCATTCTGTTTGAATTGAATTTCAATCAAGTTAAATATGTGCAATGCTTTAGCTTTATTACATTGGGGTCTATGGTGTGCctctttcctctctttttgtAACTGTGCTTCTCACTGTGCATTCATACATTGTTGCTTTCATTCTACGTACAATTGCACGTGCTGAAAATTGTTCTTTCATTGCCAGGTTGGAATATGTTGTTTTTTCTATGGGGTGTGTTCAGGGGAAAGAGGGTAAGTTGTATTGATTCATCAAAGAAGTTAAATATTCCCAGTTTGAATGTCTTGCCGCCGGACAAAGATATTCCCTCTGCTGTCATGACCTTGTCCGAGAATCTACGAGCACCAAAGCGTATTGATGAAGAATCAGCTGCATGTATCAGATCTGGCAACATGGTCCTAACATCCAATGTCCCTGATCAGATGCGTGTCACAGTATGTAGGGATAGTGATAACAACCTAACTTCTTTTGAACATACATGTTTGGGATACCAAGAAAGTTTGGAGCAGCAAGATGGGAGACGTGACTACAAATCCATTTCAAAGATAGGAACAAGCGGTGCACAATTGAGCCAAGAAATGAGACACAGCAGCCTTTCCTTGGTATGCTAACTTCCTACCACATTTATAGGGATATGAACTTCATATTCTCACGCATCCAAAAGAGATTAAGTATCTGTACGTTTgcgtttctttcctttttttttttttttcccagccgCATGTTTTGACTTTTCAGCAGTAAACAGTGcacccgtgcactgttcatgggtctcacaaacttcatttttcagcaactttttcattaaaaatgagtcccatggcactatttatatatttaaaaattattttgctacagtgttttcagtttcaattttcagtttcagcaaaataagttttatccaaaTGGACCTTAACTCTTTctatctatttctctctctcagagaCACAAACACACATGTTCACACAGATAGAGAGCCACCAACATACACTTTGTTGTTCCTCTAAGTGATATTACCTTTTGAAGCTCAGCAAATTTGTctagtgtttttattttgtgaagaGTAAATGGTTTGtgaaaaattctaatttttttagccttgaattcaaattttttgtgtttttctgcAGTTGGTAGTTTTCTATACTAAAGTTGCATGCACCTTCTTGTCGAAAGTTAAGGCTCTAAGAATTTAAGCAATACCTATGTTTTTGGAAACAAATGACTGAAGAAAACAACCCATGTTATGCGGACACGCCTAGTATAATATTTTCTCTTAGGAAAGAGATCTTGGAATTTCTTGTGTTCcttgtttaaaatttgtagctaataaatgttaatttttatcttaatttCAACAGTGAGATCTCCACTTAGTCATCCTCACCTGCCTTTATGATGCATgttaattttctctctttatgcagaAAGAACTGAGTCTTCCGGAGAGACTGGACGCAGAACTTAAAACGCCTCTTCAAGTGACTGGAAAGAGTGGCTCCAACAATGGTGGCAAGGCACAAATGCATTGGGATACTTCTTCCGACAGGGATGATAGGTCGTCTTTGAAAATTCTTCCTGTTGACAATAGAGAGATAGGTATCTTGGGGAGTGTTTTTGAGGATAAAATCCAGGATAGAATGAATGGAGTTCGGGATCAAGTTAAACTTCAGAGGGATTTCAAGGAAGGAGATGGGTTTATGGACAGAGAGATGGCTTTGGAGAAAGACGTAACCAATCACAGGAAACGTCCCTACTTGGATCTTTCAGAGAAAGCTCCCCAAACTTCTATTGGCACAAGTCAGAAAATACCTTGGAATGAGGTGAGTAACATTTTCATAGATGGAGAAAGTACTGGTAAGAGGCTAAAGACAGGTTTCAGTATAACATGTGGACATAGTGGTGGTTCTAGAGGTAGTAATTCTAGGAACGATAATTTCGCATCTCAAGTAGTTGATCCGGGTTCTTGTTCCTCTGTTGAGGAGAAGACATGTGATGAAGCTTGCGATGAGAAAGTTATTCCGGAGGACACAGGAAATTCTGAGAGGTACTTCTTTCCTCTAGGTTCACATAGAGCAAAGGATTTTGGAATAGGAGACAACACCATGCCATGGAAAAAGCATCCATTAGATGAAGACAATAAAATACATGACGTGTTTCCAAATCTTGAGCTCGCATTAGGGGCTGAGACAAAACCCGCAAACAAGGGAATGCTGCCTTTCTTAGGTGGGACAGTAGGCAAGAAAAATAACCAAGAAAAGGCGCCAGATAAGGTGATAGAGGTGGAGGATGACGGAGACTCTACATCCCTTTCCCTGTCTCTGTCATTCCCATTCCCAGACAAGGAGCAGACTGTAAAACCTGTTTCAAAAACAGAGCAGCTTCTTTCTGATAGACCCAATTTGAATACCCCACTGCTTCTCTTTGGCAGTGGCTTTGGGGACAAATAGAATTGCAGTTATGTTTCCGTTATGTAAATTAGCgtggcccccccccccccccccccccccacttgGTTGTGATGAATTTGTACCGGATCGTTACACTGATATATCCCGTGGGGATCATAG contains the following coding sequences:
- the LOC115960134 gene encoding uncharacterized protein LOC115960134 isoform X5, whose protein sequence is MQGPVDEKDHDNMYMVSSEAETKFGNWSMSKKVHMRGESGTCNVCSAPCSSCMHLNRSLMGSKTEEFSDESCRVNVASQYSVNESGTLYSLKNRASDSLQHTTSETSNLLSVNSSHDSFSENADSKATLRSSVVSNALEDVEMLPNLTSGGTIAEDQLSSKPQFVLDQRVSSNMYEETKAVEGHDDNISSVSRANDANEAVCNHNRNINNSTASISSLGPEGSGKATYLNKSGSSEIPPSKDLDVGSSPPKVRRGRPVGGISEVSMKKYPKSEAETEKDSGDPPDEAMKSSDQDEHDDKSNEMVELTDMQEPPLQSVSGDESDESDIVEQDVKVCDICGDAGREDLLAICSRCSDGAEHTYCMREMLQKVPEGDWLCEECKFAEESENQKQGSEVEEKKMDKLGSCTLVSGKRCAENIEVAPAKRQALETGIGSPKPSSPSRIVTGSPKPLSPSRIVSGSPKPSSPSRIVTGSPKPLSPSRIVSGSPKPSSPSKIVSLPRDSSFKSIEKGKLKSAHQTSFGNHSGTDIPETARFPATGPRPQKVKGPLVKSNSFNTLSSKPKVKLGDEVIPPKQKGARDYNSLDMKEGPARMMGKSMSFRSANSGRMNATESKVKMLSSKSTHVQDVKGLKQAKERGTFERKHLSKLDRPLVSSTTSSTVSTPKLDQKLTSRGETSLPSYISNNRDSKVVQSDGKLSLSKVTSSLGRKGVEIPVTSGGASSTSGICGSAAEQKLNLLSPKDEPLSTYPLNTERPSNSADVSGQDGLPRSQETANQYEKTRESSTIRSRPTAISASKSVFCQKCKDSGHATEFCTIGTPQASGIDVSAVRSSREESHEGNKLKAAIQAAWLRRPEINRKKKVFDQPDELSTSSTDMNNELASQDQFLVSNKPKNIMSTEGSHERQAVLGSSTSDSCKDSGHATEFCTIGTPQASGIDVSAVRSSREESHEGNKLKAAIQAALLRRPEINRKKKVFDQPDELSTSSTDMNNELASQDQFLVSNKPKNIMSTEGSHERQAVLGSSTSDSCKDSGHATEFCTIGTPQASGIDVSAVRSSREESHEGNKLKAAIQAALLRRPEINRKKKVFDQPDELSTSSTDMNNELASQDQFLVSNKPKNIMSTEGSHERQAVLGSSTSDSCKHAVVNNSKQSTLPPTGVFSSKVEDSDSAIISIGKHARELPSHTSTAMSSLLKTSAIPEYEYIWQGGFEVHKGGKLLDLCGGIQAHLSTCASPKVLEVVNKFPHKVPLHEVPRMSTWPSQFIENGAKEDNIALYFFAKDVESYERNYKSLLDSMIKHDLALKGNLDGVELLIFPSNQLPEKSQRWNMLFFLWGVFRGKRVSCIDSSKKLNIPSLNVLPPDKDIPSAVMTLSENLRAPKRIDEESAACIRSGNMVLTSNVPDQMRVTVCRDSDNNLTSFEHTCLGYQESLEQQDGRRDYKSISKIGTSGAQLSQEMRHSSLSLKELSLPERLDAELKTPLQVTGKSGSNNGGKAQMHWDTSSDRDDRSSLKILPVDNREIGILGSVFEDKIQDRMNGVRDQVKLQRDFKEGDGFMDREMALEKDVTNHRKRPYLDLSEKAPQTSIGTSQKIPWNEVSNIFIDGESTGKRLKTGFSITCGHSGGSRGSNSRNDNFASQVVDPGSCSSVEEKTCDEACDEKVIPEDTGNSERYFFPLGSHRAKDFGIGDNTMPWKKHPLDEDNKIHDVFPNLELALGAETKPANKGMLPFLGGTVGKKNNQEKAPDKVIEVEDDGDSTSLSLSLSFPFPDKEQTVKPVSKTEQLLSDRPNLNTPLLLFGSGFGDK
- the LOC115960134 gene encoding uncharacterized protein LOC115960134 isoform X3 translates to MAGRRERTVGELCNATESIGKPEVSSEAETKFGNWSMSKKVHMRGESGTCNVCSAPCSSCMHLNRSLMGSKTEEFSDESCRVNVASQYSVNESGTLYSLKNRASDSLQHTTSETSNLLSVNSSHDSFSENADSKATLRSSVVSNALEDVEMLPNLTSGGTIAEDQLSSKPQFVLDQRVSSNMYEETKAVEGHDDNISSVSRANDANEAVCNHNRNINNSTASISSLGPEGSGKATYLNKSGSSEIPPSKDLDVGSSPPKVRRGRPVGGISEVSMKKYPKSEAETEKDSGDPPDEAMKSSDQDEHDDKSNEMVELTDMQEPPLQSVSGDESDESDIVEQDVKVCDICGDAGREDLLAICSRCSDGAEHTYCMREMLQKVPEGDWLCEECKFAEESENQKQGSEVEEKKMDKLGSCTLVSGKRCAENIEVAPAKRQALETGIGSPKPSSPSRIVTGSPKPLSPSRIVSGSPKPSSPSRIVTGSPKPLSPSRIVSGSPKPSSPSKIVSLPRDSSFKSIEKGKLKSAHQTSFGNHSGTDIPETARFPATGPRPQKVKGPLVKSNSFNTLSSKPKVKLGDEVIPPKQKGARDYNSLDMKEGPARMMGKSMSFRSANSGRMNATESKVKMLSSKSTHVQDVKGLKQAKERGTFERKHLSKLDRPLVSSTTSSTVSTPKLDQKLTSRGETSLPSYISNNRDSKVVQSDGKLSLSKVTSSLGRKGVEIPVTSGGASSTSGICGSAAEQKLNLLSPKDEPLSTYPLNTERPSNSADVSGQDGLPRSQETANQYEKTRESSTIRSRPTAISASKSVFCQKCKDSGHATEFCTIGTPQASGIDVSAVRSSREESHEGNKLKAAIQAAWLRRPEINRKKKVFDQPDELSTSSTDMNNELASQDQFLVSNKPKNIMSTEGSHERQAVLGSSTSDSCKDSGHATEFCTIGTPQASGIDVSAVRSSREESHEGNKLKAAIQAALLRRPEINRKKKVFDQPDELSTSSTDMNNELASQDQFLVSNKPKNIMSTEGSHERQAVLGSSTSDSCKDSGHATEFCTIGTPQASGIDVSAVRSSREESHEGNKLKAAIQAALLRRPEINRKKKVFDQPDELSTSSTDMNNELASQDQFLVSNKPKNIMSTEGSHERQAVLGSSTSDSCKHAVVNNSKQSTLPPTGVFSSKVEDSDSAIISIGKHARELPSHTSTAMSSLLKTSAIPEYEYIWQGGFEVHKGGKLLDLCGGIQAHLSTCASPKVLEVVNKFPHKVPLHEVPRMSTWPSQFIENGAKEDNIALYFFAKDVESYERNYKSLLDSMIKHDLALKGNLDGVELLIFPSNQLPEKSQRWNMLFFLWGVFRGKRVSCIDSSKKLNIPSLNVLPPDKDIPSAVMTLSENLRAPKRIDEESAACIRSGNMVLTSNVPDQMRVTVCRDSDNNLTSFEHTCLGYQESLEQQDGRRDYKSISKIGTSGAQLSQEMRHSSLSLKELSLPERLDAELKTPLQVTGKSGSNNGGKAQMHWDTSSDRDDRSSLKILPVDNREIGILGSVFEDKIQDRMNGVRDQVKLQRDFKEGDGFMDREMALEKDVTNHRKRPYLDLSEKAPQTSIGTSQKIPWNEVSNIFIDGESTGKRLKTGFSITCGHSGGSRGSNSRNDNFASQVVDPGSCSSVEEKTCDEACDEKVIPEDTGNSERYFFPLGSHRAKDFGIGDNTMPWKKHPLDEDNKIHDVFPNLELALGAETKPANKGMLPFLGGTVGKKNNQEKAPDKVIEVEDDGDSTSLSLSLSFPFPDKEQTVKPVSKTEQLLSDRPNLNTPLLLFGSGFGDK